In Tripterygium wilfordii isolate XIE 37 chromosome 17, ASM1340144v1, whole genome shotgun sequence, the genomic window CAAttcctattgaatccatatccttTCGTCCTACTTCAAGCCATAATCTTATAAGTAGGGATACCAGTCAATCGTGATATTATAAATCAAAAATCATacaatgattcaaattgtagtCTCAACGATAGAGATCATTGACAAAATCAGATTACAGCTATcaatgccaaaaaaaataacaaaagacaTCAGCAAGCATGCAATCTCTTGTAccaaaacacaaacacacagaGGCAAGGATTGGTTGttctttgaaaaaaacaataaagaatATAAGCCACAGAAatattatcttttcaaatttttaatggaacaaaaaaaataagtgcATTGTtacataaaaaggtcaaaacatAAATTGGGTATCCCCATTTATTACAAGATGTCAACATGTAGGTTGGCATTGATGGTGAGGATAGCAAAAACCACTCCATTAACAACTCTTGTCTCTCATTTCAAGACAAAGCTTCAATCACACAGTATGAAACATGAATTTTCTCGAGTATCCTAAAGCACACAGAAACTACAATCTCTAAGTGAAACCCTAACATCATATCTTTTCTCTATGAGAAGATGAGCAAAGTCAGAGGCTATCAGTACATTCTATTGTGAAAAATCTCGCATTGACCAGTGAGCTAAAGAGAAGCACATACTATATCACCAAATTTGCCAATAAATTAcatggaaagaagaaaaagaaactcctATCATTTAAACATTAATATTGAGAAACTAGCTATATCTTAAAGCCATTTGATACATAtcaaggtaaacaactctcatgcacaaggctcgcTGCCACTCTACCACTTGGCCACATGATCGACTATgataagaataagaaaaaccACAATTTTAGAAGAGTGACTCACCTCAACAGGAGTCATTAATTCTACGGGCTTCACCCAACTTGATTGTCTGGTCCTCTTATTATGATAATATCTGAGCAAAAAAAAAGTGGACTTGATTTAGCAAAATGTGAGAGAAATATTGATATCTGACATATCATTTATAAGACGAACGAATCCCGAATATCAATTATCGAGCTCCTTTGAGATAGCAAACAATGAAAGTAGAATGTTCGCCCATAGATGTCACTTTAGCAATGAGCTTCAAAAAGTTCCCCAAATAAGAGGGAAAAAGATAACTGTCCACCATTTgtgcttttattttcaaatgAAGAAACTTTTTTAAGAAAGGCACACAATgaagggaaagaagaaaagactTCTAGAACATGATTGAGGGCGCTAATATTTACATTGAAACCGACTTAGtccgaaaaagaaaatcaaatttgcttAAAAACTCTAATTGGAGTAAAAGTACATTCAAAGACTCTTCTAGCTTTTTTCCTTCCAGATCAGGGAACAGCTATGCATCTAATGCTTATTTCTGTTTGGTGGCTATATCCCTAAAATGGACCTTACTCTTCTATCTATTTCCTTCCAGGTCAGGGAACAGCTATGCATCTAATGCCTATTTCTGTTTGGTGGCTATATCCCTAAAATGGACCTTGAAGGTCCAATAAGAGTACAGCCAACTTCCATTCCTTACCTGTAAATACAAAGGTTTCCTAGTTTATCCatacaattttcttttcccttcaTGGACGTTTCAAGCCAACCAGTCCATGTTTACATTTGtctcaaactagtatgttaCATTCAAAACAACATTACAATAAAACCAAACAAATATAAGCATCAACTACTACGTCTGCCAAAAAAATCAGAATTGCATACCTTTTTCCATTAGCTGAAGTATGTTCTATCCAATCAGTAGGGGCCTGTTCAGTAAGTTTAGTTTGAAGATTTGTTTCCTGAAATTATACATTGCGAAACAGTATCAGAAATCTTGTTCGAATAGCCCTTTACATGCAAAAAGGTCAACTCCCATGTAAGATCTCCCATATTGGAGACGGAATCAAGGAAGGACAAGCAAGATATATGCGCATACTGAGAGAGTCTATTTCAAGAaattgaacccatgacctcgAGTTTGCAGTGCAGCAACTTTACCACTAGGCGTGGGTTCACCCTTAGCTCTTTACATAATGAAgaagcaagaaaacaaaatatagcAATGGCAAAGAAAAGGACAAATGCTCTTACTCGAACACTAATGGAGGAAACTGCAGATTGTTGAACACTCTGATGGAGGGGTATAACAGAAGCAGCAATTTGATTTACTGGAGATAACCCAGGCTGTCCACCAGCAGGAATTGTTGGGGCATGCATTTGAGATATAGGCTGATAGTGAGTCATAGCATTGAAAGTCACAGGTCTTTGACCATAAGAAGACGGCGCAAACTGCAAGAGATGATTTCCATGAGGTATAGACCATATAAATAAACCTTAACAATTAACTATGCGAGACAGATTGTCTTACAGTATATGATGAAAGAAGAGGTGTTCCTGGGCCACCAAAGCCAGGCATGTAGTTGTTGGGTGCTTGAACATTGGGCATAGGCAATGGTGACCCAGATGCAACATGCATGCTTGGGGGAGCATTAGGCAATGATGTTGCCTGTGATGGTGGTGGTCCCAGGCCCTGGCCAGGTCTTGCTGGTAACTGCTGCATTAACTGAGGAAACTGGGGTTGCTGAACTTGAGGAGAAGGCAACCCATTGTTTATAGCAGAGACGCCGCGCCCAACAGACTGAAAATGTGGAGGAGCAGCTTGAATGAACTGCTGTGATTGCTGTCCTGGAACTACAGGTCGAAACTGCAGCAATAATAGTTCAAAAAACATTCTattaaaattgaattaattgatAGAACTAAATGTCCCACAAATTCATAGATAAATAGAAACATTACTTGATTAGACATGGGAGGCATAAAACTTCGAGAAGGATCCATAGAAACACCTATAGAAGGCTGAATGGGCTTTCCCAACAAAAAGAGCACAAAAATTAGCTGGAGACAAAACGCTGACTAATATACTCAGTTAAGGACAGTGGATGCAGAGTATAATAATCTGTAATTAAGATAAGAATGTCACTAGTGATTTTGGACAAAAAGCCCACACCCTAACCTAACACAAACTACATTGCACCTTAAACATGCTGCAAAACAAACccttttttcattatttattcCCACAACAGAATTCATTAGAGGTATCCCAAACTAAGATAAAAATGGAAGTGGCATAATCACAATAAATAACCACCAATTATGAGCAATAGTTTCACTGAAATGGAAGACATGATTCTGACAGATAAAGTATCGTATGGAACTCGTTGAAGGTGGGAAGAAACTTTGTTAATCACAAAAATATAAACCACATGACCAGCAACTGCTAACCGCAAATATGAGCATGCCATAAAAATAAAGGGCAATATGCAATCAGACCAAACTTCAGGGCTTCTGATTGCATAGTACCCTAAAAGTAAAAAAGGGTTCCCTAAGCCCCACGAAAACATTAAATAAATTTATGCAGAAAGGGAACAAAATTAACACCACTGACATGTGCGACTGAATCAAGTATATTTCAAAACAATCCTCAAAGTATGAAACAAAGAGATACATAGCTGAACTTCCACCAGGTTCAGGCTTGATTTTACCAAGTGATGTGAAAACTGAAAATCTATGAAGACGTGTCTCCTTGATGCATCTAATACAAGAAGTGTACACTAGTTTGTTTGAACCAATTACTCCCTGCGGGAAGATAGACTGAACGCCTGATGTTCGCAAAGaatgtatttaattttaaacctATAATAAACTTTCCAAGAATCGGTACCCCTTGAAGACAATAACACCTCAATACTTACGGCCAATTAAATAAACCTGAATTCTGAAGAGGGCTAAAGTATGAAGAACAAAGGCAACCAGAACAACAGCACTTAGAAAATGTTAGAACTTTAATACCTTTTCTCCTCCTTCACAGCAACATCAAGCACAGCAACATTAATCTGAAGCAATTGAAATAAATGCCACAAGTCAAAACAATAAAAGCACAAGCACAGATAATTTAAGACTCAAAATATATAACATCACAATCTCGCTTCAATCTCGCTTCAGCATTTACCATAGCAAGCACATACTATTAATATACTGgcactacaattttttttttgttaagaaaCAAGAatattagatctaaggtatgAGACAGCCAATCGAATATAAGATGTAAAGAAAACCATTTCGGATGGTATAGGGCATGTAGTGCAGCAACAAGAAGAATTGAGATATTCATGTTCGACAATTCCACGTTACCCGGACTCTTCACTTTACCTTGCCGTACCGGTGTCGACACGACACGACTCTGGTGCTGGTATGGGATCTGTCTCCGTTCCGATAAAATTCTTCTGGACACGGCTGTGGTGGAGACAACGTTGGAGGAGTTAGAAGCTTTGTTGTATCTCCGCCGTTCTTTCTCAGTAGCTCCGCCTCTGCTGGGTCTTGCCGTTCGTCTTCTTCGTGTCTCCGTATTTGGGTTCGACCTACTCAGGCGATTTGGGGATGTTTCGCGTAGTAAAACTGACCATGGTTAGTCTTAGTGGAGATCATGGTTAACACTTAACAGTTCGTGGGAGTCAAAAAGATGAAAGCTGGGTCAACTGCATACAAAACGCATAGGCTAGTAACGCTACTTCTAAATCACACGTGGCACAAGCAATGCAATGGTTCACAATACGTCGTCGTCTCGATTCATACGGTTAATGTGGGTCTCATCGTCTCTGTCAGTCTCTCATTCTCAATCCATTGCACTTCTGCAAACTTCTAGAGTGGTCTGTTCTGTGTCACCATTCGAAGCACTTTCTCTGCTAAATTCACACATCATGATGGATTCTTGTTATTCTCACTCTCCACGGTTTCACTGCTTCTCTAATGGCATCAACCCCCCTCTTCGCCATTACACGCCCTTCATTCAATCTGAACACCAAGAACCCATTTGGCCGAAACACCCACAGATCAATAAAAGCCCGCAGATTTTGCATAAACAATGAACGAGGAAGAGAATCCAAAGTTCAAAGCGGACACACATTTGGCCGAACGAGTCGCCTATCAATTTCAATCTACACCAAAGGCGACAGAAGAGATCATCTCAAGTCCTCTGTTAAAGATGAGGAAGAAACTGGACCCACCTCTTCATCTTCGCCGTTAGCTGTCACTGAGAAGCCCAAGGATGATTCCGAAGTTGAGGTGGGCAAAGAAGGCGACttggaggagaaagagaaacagCAAGAGATGGACTGGAAGACAGACGAAGAGTTCAAGAACTTCATGGGCAATCCATCAATTGAGGCGGCAATTAAGCTTGAGAAGAAGAGGGCAGATAGGAAGCTGAGGGAGCTTGACAGAGACAGCAGCGATAACCCAATTGTTGGGTTGTTTAATAGATTAATACGTGATAGTCTAACCAGGGAAAAAGAGAGGTTGGAGAAAGCTGAGGAGGCTTTCAAGGCTCTTGATCTTAACAAGGTGGATCACTGATTGGTTTCAACTattgcttttttcttttggccTATATCTTTTATGTGAAACAAGTTGAAGTTTATAATCGTTTGGTTGCCAAATTGTGTCAACTAGAAGGTGATTTGAACTTTAAACAACAATTCGCTAACCAATTATAAGAAACCAAGTATAAAATCCTTGCTCTTATAGTTTGAGCTAGTAGATTTCAGCTTGGGTGTCATGAGTTAATTGTCACCATAATCATCGCTTAGAATTCATTTTATTGTATcaagaaaaaaacattaatgTAATGTTATCTCTATTGGGTTAATGTGGACAATGCAGCTGAAGAACTGTTTCGGGTTTGACACCTTTTTTGCAACTGATGTTAGAAGGTTTGGTGATGGTGGAATTTTCATTGGCAATTTGAGGAGACCTATTGAAGAGGTCATTCCTAAGCTAGAGGCAAAGCTATCTGAAGCTGCAGGGAGAGAGGTGGTTGTTTGGTTCATGGAAGAAAAGAATGATGACATTACAAAGCAGGTACTTACATATGGGCTGATCTCAGTTATTCTGTCTGACTGATTGGCCCTCATTGTATGCCTTGTTGACATATTTATGCAACTGATCTTCAATTCTGCATTACAACTTCAGTCCGTACTATTTAAATGAATTATGCCTTATGAATTCTTGGTTGACCTGTGAAATAGAAGAGAACTTGCTGGTTTATTCCATGCCATTACAAATTCTGGGCTACATCCTGGATATTGCAACCAACATATCATTTGTTGCGTTCTGTTGCATTTCAAACCATGGCCTGTGTCTAAtgtcctctctttttttccactTTTCTGATGAAGGCTTGTGTAGTGCAACCAAAGTCAGAGATGGATCTCCAGTTTGAGTTCACTAAGCTGAGCACTCCATGGGGATATTTTAGTGCTGTAGTCTTATGTGTCACAACTTTTGGGACAATAGCTCTGATGAGTGGTTTCTTCCTTAAACCTGGAGCAACTTTTGATGACTACATAGCTGATGTTGTTCCACTTTTTGGTGGCTTTCTCTCTATTTTGGGGGTATCTGAGGTAGGTTGTTCTCCTTTTGCTAATTGAACTCTATGTTTTGTCACATGTTACTGCAAGGCTTCATCATTCATGGGACTTTAATGAGTTGTTTGGCTTTGTCTTACTAGTTAAGGCAAGATGGTTGTGCCAGTTTGGAGTGTTTGACAGTGCTTGCATATAGATTCTGGAAAATGCAAACCCAGTCTTAAGCGTTTCATCTCTATATCTATCTGCCTTctacacacagacacacatcCTAAAAAAACATGATATCAGATAAATCAGTCTAGCAGAATCAATTCTCTTACGACCACTGGGTTTATGCCGCATTTTTGTAAGTTTCATGTTGGACCCAGACAAAATTTTGTTTGCACAAAATTCGTTTACTATTAAATGCTCACACTTTTGCTTCCTGAACTTCAGAAGTATGATTTTGGATTTCGCAGTCTTGCAGGAAatgatgaaaggaaaaaaaaacaaaagaatataaAAACAGAGATAAAAGGTGCTATCTTGTAGATAGAAACTTCTGTAAGCTGATTGACGATAAAAATGAATGCCTTATGTTGATCCATCATAATGTTATGTTCACATCTTACTTCCTTTTAAACCGAATTTTAGATTGGCATGTAAAACTGGACCAGGATCAAGGTTGGAACTTTGAATTTCACACCTTCAAGGCTTCAATTATTCTATGTAGGACATTTTTTGCATCTTTTTATTGCATGCTGACAGATGTACTTCAGAATGAAATAGTTTAATTGTTGAAAACCAATTGTTTTTGGAAAGATGCTGGGTTTTATCACAAGCATAATAAAAATACTCAAACAGTGTGAAACAAGTTTCTACAGCCCCGTGAATGCTGAGAGAGGAAAGGTGGAGGAGAAGTGGAAAATCAAACAACCTCCACATGGTACAAAGGGAATACTATGTGCTTTGAATTACCTTAAGCCATATCAAAATGTGGCAGATTGAATTGTAAGATTTGTCAATGTTCATGAATAATTATCACATAAATTGGCTTGGATTATTTTGCTTGCCTGTTGTAAGAGTTGAATGCAAGTCTAGAAAATGATCTTGGAGAGTCTGCAAAACTCCTCTATAAATGCTTCCTTTTCTTATGTGTTTATGGCTTTATGCATGTTAGTGTATTCACAGATATTGTGAATGATGCTTTTGCAACATAATGAATGACTCATTGTTACTATTTGCCAGATAGCCACCCGGTTAACAGCAGCTGGTTATGGTGTTAAGCTTAGCCCATCATTTCTTGTGCCATCCAACTGGACAGGGTGCTTGGGTGTGATGAATAACTACGAGTCTTTGCTTCCTAATAAGAAGGCTCTTTTTGATATTCCAGTCGCGCGAACTGCTAGTGCTTATCTCACATCACTAGTGCTGGCAGTTTCTGCTTTTGTGGCTGATGGCAGCTTTAATGGTGGCGACAATGCATTGTAAGTATTCTACAGTTCATTTTATGCTATCCAGTTTATGCTCTACTTTCTGTTAGGATTTATTTGACATAATATAGGTAGTTCTGTAGTTGTGGTTACCAATCTAcaactcttttttccttttattagaGCATTGGATAGCTCTATTATACATTTTAGTGTTAATGTATTTGAAATACTGGACAGGACGAAAGCCCCCCTTTTATTTAATTTGAGTAAAATAGCACATTCCATTGTCACTCTGCAGGTTCATAAGGCCACAGTTCTTCTATAGCAATCCATTGCTTTCTTTCATCCAATTTGTCATTGGACCTTACACAGATGACCTTGGGAATGTATTGCCTTATGCGGTGGAGGGTGTGGGAGTTCCTGTTGACCCTCTTGCTTTTGCTGGACTTTTAGGTAAGCTTCATGGACTCTTCcttcatatttttatttcccaAACGTTCATCTGATGCAAGGAAATTGGGAATCTTATTGATAAGGATATACATAATTTCAATAATTTAAGAGCAGCATTGTGCTTTCCCTTATTTTATCAGATTTTGGTCACGAGATTGAAGTAGAATTAATGATGGAAGCTGGGAACCACCTTTTAGAAGGTTGTCAGAGCCTTGAATCCAgaatttttcttatgatgacCCCATAGAGCGTATACCCTGTAGAGCCTATAAGTTTTGGTTTAGATAATTGACACCATTGTTTTCAGACATTTTCCAAGCTGAAAAGTATTCAATAATGTGGTCCTCTTATACACCACTTACAATTGTCTTCGTTAATTTAATTAAACTTCATATTTCAAAATTAGTGGAAGATGTGGCGGAATGGGTTCCTTCCGAGTGGATGCAGTAGTGAAATGGAAATTCGTATCTAACCTATTATTCATGGATGCGCTTAATAGTCTCAATTCCTGTCAACTTCATGCTTCTGCAGGAATGGTGGTAACTTCTTTGAACTTGTTGCCTTGTGGTAGACTGGAGGGAGGGCGCATCGCGCAAGCTATGTTTGGAAGAAGCACTGCTACTTTGCTATCCTTTGCTACTTCACTTTTACTTGGTATTGGTGGTCTGAGTGGAAGTGTGCTTTGTTTAGCATGGGGATTGTTTGCAACCTTCTTCCGAGGTGGGGAAGAATTGCCAGCGAAAGATGAGATCACTGATTTAGGAGATGACAGGTTTGCTTGGGGCATTGTTTTAGGCATAATCTGTTTCCTCACTCTTTTCCCCAATGGTGGAGGGACTTTCTCCAGTTCCTTCTTCAGTGACCCATTTTTCAGGGGGAATATGTAAATACTTtgaatagaagaagaaaaggaaaagaatatgTGAATAGTGCTAGTATTTTCTTCCTTCTTATCCTTCTGGGTTCTACGGAGCGCTAAGATTCATCTTAACAGATTactgatatatatatgtgtgtgtgtgtgtgtgtgtgtgatatcCCAGTAAtctattaatataatcatttgGTATTACCGTGTCGAAATCATCATTTACTTTCAGCTTTTGCCTATTTTTGTACTTACATCCGTGATCTTACAGCGCAATTCTGCGTCGAGATACGGTATATAATCTATCAGTTCAGACTAGCATCTTTCTATTTTATGCATATCTTTTATATACATGTAAATGCATGTCTATTCTTCCACTCCGTTGTTTACAGAGGAATCAAGTGTGTATTATCTTCTCTGGAAAGTCTGGCTTATATTGATAAGTTGTGTACATCCCTTTCTGGTAGTCTATGTGTTTTTCCCAGACAAAATGGTCTCTTTGGTCATATTTGTCATGCATAATTGACTTGACTTATCTTTAATTGTCAGTTGGGGCAAAGATATGATTTGTATTTGTTCTTATCTCGCAAATGGCTCATGAAAGCTGTAACCAAAATGTTTGATTACTGGGGGTTTTCGGATCCAGAAAATCAACTTGGAGAATCTTCTTTCAGAACTACTAAGTCGAATTTTGGATTATTATCCTAATTATCAAGATCGAGTTTGTAGAGCATATTTGCAAATGGGTTCTTGTCAACCTGTTCATCACGATTTTTCACTGATAAAGATTGGACAACAAAGGTGATAACCAAGGTTGGTTGGTTCCAATTGAATGAGTGAAGAATGGTTGAGTGATAGTTtggttgatgattttttttgatgaaattgataatAAAACAATTGtggaaaattttcagaaaaatTCTCCGACAACATCGAGTCTGTCGAGCATATCTACACCACGACTCACAAATGATACGAATATTTCACATTGTTTAGATAGGGGAATTGTAATCGATTGATAAGGAGAACAATGTCTTCCTCAATCAGACAACAAGTTATCTAGATAGTCGTCTATTGGGTTTGTTAGTTACAACCAAATCATGTGTGGATAATGTTTAGGCTTGTATAGTTGATTAAGGAATGTATGAACCTGCTAAGTATTGTTGGACCATAGGTTctacatgtataattttgatgattcaCCATCTCATGCTATTTGATTATTTAATGAATTTGTAAATATGTCAAGCAAGTGAATTGATATGTATTGATAATCATGCTTAATTTTTAAGAATATACTATTTGATCAAGATAATCATGAAATCATATTTGAACATCATAGTATACAGTTATAATCATGATTCATCATATTTTACGTGACTTGAGTGACTTGGAACCTGATATGTATTGTGCATGTAAAACTGCTGAAAAGTTAGTCTGCGCAAGCTAACTTCCAAATGCCATAACTTAGTCATATGAATTCTGATTAATGTGTTTCTTGAACTAGGatttaattaatacataaaTGAACACATCTTATGCAGAGTAAATGATCAAATTTCACCTCCTTACTTTTCAATCTTATGTTCGAAGTTGCTGTATCTGTGAAAAACCCGAAActgtgctagttgagctttctcttctatattgaATGATCATATGAAGGAATATTactttgaaatttgacatggacattctaatgtacttattatgatttatcatacataaattaaaatttattgaatccAATTTCTATTGATTTACCTAAGTGCAAGGCATGAAACTTTTACAAGCTTACAAGCCAAATGAGGTGTCTATACACCAAACTCTTAGTAGGTACAATGAGTTGGGAGTTCAGTCATGTCCAGGACTTGGTTCTAAGGAGAAATGTAATCCAGCTACCCAAGAATGG contains:
- the LOC119981793 gene encoding probable zinc metallopeptidase EGY3, chloroplastic, producing MASTPLFAITRPSFNLNTKNPFGRNTHRSIKARRFCINNERGRESKVQSGHTFGRTSRLSISIYTKGDRRDHLKSSVKDEEETGPTSSSSPLAVTEKPKDDSEVEVGKEGDLEEKEKQQEMDWKTDEEFKNFMGNPSIEAAIKLEKKRADRKLRELDRDSSDNPIVGLFNRLIRDSLTREKERLEKAEEAFKALDLNKLKNCFGFDTFFATDVRRFGDGGIFIGNLRRPIEEVIPKLEAKLSEAAGREVVVWFMEEKNDDITKQACVVQPKSEMDLQFEFTKLSTPWGYFSAVVLCVTTFGTIALMSGFFLKPGATFDDYIADVVPLFGGFLSILGVSEIATRLTAAGYGVKLSPSFLVPSNWTGCLGVMNNYESLLPNKKALFDIPVARTASAYLTSLVLAVSAFVADGSFNGGDNALFIRPQFFYSNPLLSFIQFVIGPYTDDLGNVLPYAVEGVGVPVDPLAFAGLLGMVVTSLNLLPCGRLEGGRIAQAMFGRSTATLLSFATSLLLGIGGLSGSVLCLAWGLFATFFRGGEELPAKDEITDLGDDRFAWGIVLGIICFLTLFPNGGGTFSSSFFSDPFFRGNM